The following are encoded together in the Xanthomonas vesicatoria ATCC 35937 genome:
- the cobA gene encoding uroporphyrinogen-III C-methyltransferase: MTSAFPLLVDLRGRAVLVVGGGADAERATAALLQAGALPLVGAPELSPQLREWAQAGQLRWLAGRFDPAWLDLPDQPLWLTIAASTAPDLNDALRAAASARHLLTHDATPAVSAAPPVRPPAPRTVVGQLSPGSVTLVGAGPGDPGLLTRHALRALRQAEVVLYDRLVSPQILQLARRDALRVEVGKAAQGHSTRQDQIHALMLEHARAGRRVVRLKGGDPFVFGRGGEELEFLRALGIGFQVIPGITAAVACAAYAGIPLTHRDHAQSLRLITAHCKDSLDTLDWHALGQERQTLAFYMGVAGLDGIQQRLLQAGRAPTTPFALVENGSRPQQRVITGTLATLATTARELQVQAPALLILGEVAALAPALHWFGAAPLSVPLPHSLIATPDTPTLAHAA; encoded by the coding sequence GTGACCTCTGCGTTCCCGCTCCTTGTCGACCTGCGTGGCCGTGCCGTCCTGGTAGTCGGTGGCGGTGCCGATGCCGAACGCGCCACCGCCGCATTGCTGCAGGCCGGCGCACTGCCATTGGTGGGCGCGCCGGAACTGAGCCCGCAACTACGCGAATGGGCGCAGGCCGGGCAGCTGCGCTGGCTGGCGGGACGGTTCGATCCGGCCTGGCTGGACCTGCCCGATCAACCGCTCTGGCTCACCATCGCCGCCAGCACTGCACCGGACCTCAACGACGCCCTGCGCGCCGCGGCCAGCGCGCGCCACCTGCTCACCCACGACGCCACGCCCGCCGTTTCAGCGGCGCCCCCTGTACGTCCCCCGGCGCCCCGCACCGTCGTCGGCCAGCTCTCCCCCGGCAGCGTGACCCTGGTCGGTGCCGGCCCAGGCGACCCTGGCCTGCTCACGCGCCACGCCTTGCGCGCGCTCCGGCAGGCGGAGGTGGTGTTGTACGACCGCCTGGTCAGCCCACAGATCCTGCAACTGGCCCGCCGCGACGCGCTGCGCGTTGAAGTCGGCAAGGCTGCGCAAGGCCATAGCACCCGCCAGGATCAGATCCACGCGCTGATGCTGGAACATGCCCGCGCCGGGCGTCGAGTGGTGCGGCTGAAAGGCGGCGACCCGTTCGTGTTCGGCCGTGGTGGCGAAGAGCTGGAATTCCTGCGCGCGCTCGGCATCGGCTTTCAGGTGATTCCCGGCATTACCGCCGCCGTCGCCTGCGCCGCCTATGCCGGCATCCCGCTCACCCATCGCGATCACGCGCAGTCGCTGCGCCTGATCACCGCGCACTGCAAGGATTCGCTGGACACGCTGGACTGGCACGCGCTGGGCCAGGAGCGCCAGACGTTGGCCTTTTACATGGGCGTGGCGGGCCTGGACGGCATCCAGCAGCGCCTGCTGCAGGCCGGCCGCGCGCCCACCACTCCATTCGCATTGGTGGAAAATGGCTCGCGCCCGCAGCAACGGGTGATCACCGGTACGCTTGCCACCCTGGCCACCACCGCGCGGGAGTTACAGGTGCAGGCGCCCGCGCTGCTGATCCTGGGCGAGGTGGCGGCGCTGGCGCCGGCGCTGCACTGGTTTGGTGCCGCACCGCTCAGCGTGCCGCTGCCGCACTCACTCATCGCAACGCCCGACACGCCCACACTGGCCCACGCAGCCTGA
- the cysK gene encoding cysteine synthase A: MALYDNILDTIGRTPVVKLHRLAPDNVSLYVKVESFNPGGSVKDRLALAIILDAEQRGLLKPGDTIVEATSGNTGVALAMVAAARGYKFVATMVETFSIERRKLMRAYGAKVILTPAAERGSGMVRKAKELAEQHGWFLASQFANPANPAYHRNTTAAEILRDFAGHRLDHFVTGWGTGGTLTGVGEVLRVARPEVRITASEPAGAALLQGQDWKPHKIQGWTPDFVPEVLNREVAHEVLSVEDTDAITIARRLAAEEGIFTGISGGATVATALRVAESAAPGAVILAMLPDTGERYFSTPLFADINEGSDDDWLAGLP; encoded by the coding sequence ATGGCCCTGTACGACAACATCCTCGACACCATCGGCCGCACCCCGGTGGTCAAACTTCACCGGCTTGCGCCGGACAACGTGTCCCTGTACGTCAAGGTGGAGTCGTTCAACCCAGGCGGCTCGGTCAAGGACCGCCTGGCATTGGCAATCATCCTCGATGCCGAGCAGCGCGGCCTGCTCAAGCCCGGCGACACCATTGTCGAAGCCACCTCCGGCAACACCGGCGTGGCGTTGGCCATGGTCGCGGCCGCACGTGGCTACAAGTTCGTCGCCACCATGGTGGAAACCTTCTCCATCGAGCGCCGTAAGCTGATGCGCGCCTATGGCGCCAAGGTGATTCTGACCCCGGCGGCCGAGCGCGGCAGCGGCATGGTGCGCAAGGCCAAGGAACTGGCCGAGCAGCATGGCTGGTTCCTGGCCAGCCAGTTCGCCAACCCGGCCAACCCGGCCTATCACCGCAATACCACCGCAGCCGAAATCCTGCGCGACTTCGCCGGCCACCGGCTGGACCATTTCGTCACCGGCTGGGGCACCGGCGGCACCCTGACCGGCGTGGGAGAAGTGCTGCGCGTGGCCCGCCCGGAAGTGCGCATCACCGCCAGCGAACCGGCCGGTGCGGCGCTGCTGCAGGGCCAGGACTGGAAGCCGCACAAGATCCAGGGGTGGACCCCGGACTTCGTGCCCGAGGTGCTCAACCGCGAAGTCGCGCACGAGGTGCTGAGCGTGGAAGACACCGACGCCATCACCATCGCCCGCCGCCTGGCCGCCGAAGAAGGCATCTTCACCGGCATCTCCGGCGGCGCCACTGTCGCCACTGCTCTGCGCGTGGCCGAATCCGCCGCGCCCGGCGCGGTGATCCTGGCGATGCTGCCCGACACCGGGGAGCGCTACTTCTCCACCCCACTGTTTGCCGACATCAACGAAGGCTCGGACGACGATTGGCTGGCTGGCCTGCCCTGA
- a CDS encoding methyltransferase family protein — MSNRPYGHSATRGGRAPWLVKMTSPAHFALALGAGAWLQQAFALPLPAPTPLAWIELAGGVIACAGLALALSCFILFARRRTTIMPSGHPSRLVLDGPYRFTRNPMYLALVLSYVGLCLQLGLLWAVALVPLPWLALQWLVIPFEEARLRAEFGRAYSDYCTRVRRWL, encoded by the coding sequence GTGAGTAACCGGCCGTATGGACACAGCGCTACCCGCGGCGGGAGGGCGCCATGGCTGGTGAAGATGACCTCCCCGGCGCATTTCGCGCTCGCCCTGGGCGCCGGTGCCTGGCTGCAGCAGGCCTTCGCACTGCCGCTGCCCGCCCCGACGCCGCTGGCGTGGATCGAGCTGGCCGGCGGCGTGATTGCCTGCGCCGGGCTCGCGTTGGCGTTGAGCTGCTTCATCCTGTTCGCGCGCCGACGCACCACCATCATGCCCAGCGGCCATCCCTCGCGGCTGGTGCTGGATGGCCCGTATCGCTTCACCCGCAACCCGATGTATCTGGCATTGGTCCTGAGCTATGTCGGCCTGTGTCTGCAACTGGGCCTGCTGTGGGCGGTGGCGCTGGTGCCGCTGCCGTGGCTGGCCTTGCAGTGGCTTGTCATCCCGTTCGAAGAAGCGCGGCTGCGCGCCGAATTCGGCCGCGCTTACAGCGATTACTGCACGCGCGTGCGCCGCTGGCTTTGA
- a CDS encoding O-acetyl-ADP-ribose deacetylase: MRIEVWQGDITELDVDVIVNAANESLLGGGGVDGAIHRAAGPRLLQACEALPQVRPGVRCPTGEIRITDGFDLKARHVFHTVGPVWRDGKHNEPEQLANCYWQSLKLAEQMMLHSIAFPAISCGIYGYPLYQAARIAVTETRDWQRSHKVPKHIVLVAYNEATYKAYQQALATQETAAA, from the coding sequence ATGAGAATCGAAGTCTGGCAAGGCGACATCACCGAACTCGACGTTGACGTCATCGTCAACGCCGCAAACGAATCACTGCTGGGCGGTGGCGGCGTCGATGGCGCCATCCACCGCGCCGCAGGTCCGCGTTTGTTGCAGGCCTGCGAGGCATTGCCGCAAGTGCGTCCGGGCGTGCGCTGCCCCACTGGCGAAATTCGCATTACCGATGGATTCGATCTGAAGGCCCGTCATGTGTTTCATACGGTGGGACCGGTATGGCGCGACGGCAAGCACAACGAGCCGGAGCAACTCGCAAACTGCTACTGGCAGTCGTTGAAGTTGGCCGAGCAGATGATGCTGCACTCGATCGCATTTCCGGCCATCAGCTGCGGCATCTACGGTTACCCGCTGTACCAGGCGGCGCGGATTGCCGTGACCGAAACCCGCGACTGGCAACGCTCGCACAAGGTGCCCAAGCACATCGTGCTGGTGGCCTATAACGAAGCAACCTACAAGGCGTATCAGCAGGCACTCGCAACGCAGGAAACCGCTGCCGCCTGA
- a CDS encoding class I fructose-bisphosphate aldolase — protein MSIEQLAETAQAMVAPGKGIIAIDESTSTIAKRFASVGIENIEENRRAYRELLLTTPKLSDYISGAILFDETIRQKTKDGVQFAKYMAEHGIIPGIKVDKGAQPLAGMPGELVTEGLDGLRARLEEYYTLGARFAKWRAVINIGEDIPSGTCIEANSHALARYAALCQEQGLVPMVEPEVIMDGSHDIETCYEVTEATLRSLFGALYEQNVVLEGTILKASMVISGKSCEEQASVEEVAESTVMCLKSTVPAILPGIVFLSGGQTDEQSTAHLNEMHQLGNLPWPLSFSYGRAMQQAALKLWAKDMTGNFAKAQQIIYERAKENGLAALGKWKG, from the coding sequence ATGAGCATCGAACAGCTTGCCGAAACCGCCCAGGCCATGGTCGCCCCGGGCAAGGGCATCATCGCCATCGACGAGTCGACCAGCACGATCGCAAAGCGTTTTGCCAGCGTCGGCATCGAGAACATCGAAGAAAACCGTCGCGCCTATCGCGAACTGCTGCTGACTACGCCCAAGCTGAGCGACTACATCTCCGGCGCCATCCTGTTCGACGAGACCATCCGTCAGAAGACCAAGGACGGCGTGCAGTTCGCCAAGTACATGGCCGAGCACGGCATCATCCCGGGCATCAAGGTGGACAAGGGCGCGCAGCCGCTGGCCGGCATGCCGGGCGAACTGGTCACCGAAGGTCTGGACGGCCTGCGTGCGCGTCTGGAGGAGTACTACACGCTGGGTGCGCGCTTCGCCAAGTGGCGTGCGGTCATCAACATCGGCGAAGACATCCCGTCCGGCACCTGCATCGAGGCCAACTCGCACGCGCTGGCGCGGTATGCCGCGCTGTGCCAGGAGCAGGGTCTGGTGCCGATGGTCGAGCCGGAAGTCATCATGGACGGCAGCCACGACATCGAGACCTGCTACGAAGTGACCGAAGCCACGCTGCGCTCGCTGTTCGGCGCGCTGTATGAGCAGAATGTCGTGCTTGAAGGCACCATCCTGAAGGCCTCGATGGTCATCTCCGGCAAGAGCTGCGAAGAGCAGGCCAGCGTCGAGGAAGTGGCCGAATCCACCGTGATGTGCCTGAAGTCGACCGTGCCGGCGATCCTGCCGGGCATCGTGTTCCTGTCCGGCGGCCAGACCGACGAGCAGTCCACCGCGCACCTCAACGAAATGCACCAGCTCGGCAACCTGCCGTGGCCGTTGAGCTTCTCCTACGGCCGCGCGATGCAGCAGGCCGCATTGAAGCTGTGGGCCAAGGACATGACCGGCAACTTCGCCAAGGCGCAGCAGATCATCTATGAGCGCGCCAAGGAAAACGGCCTGGCCGCACTGGGCAAGTGGAAGGGCTGA
- the pyk gene encoding pyruvate kinase — MKERQRRTKILATLGPATDAPGVLDALFKAGVNVVRLNFSHGDPSGQAKRAAEVRAAAARAGAEVGILADLPGPKIRIERFAEGKIKLTMGARFDLVADANAPAGDQNQVGVSYLGLPQDVVAGDVLLLDDGLVQLQVTDVQGARIVTTVLNDGVLSDRKGLNKQGGGLSLGALTERDKELIGIVAKIGVDFIAVSFCRNAQDMHDARQIAQQHGCDAQLVSKIERTEAIENLVEIVEASDVVMVARGDLGVEIGDAELPGLQKKIIRESLAQNKVVITATQMLQSMVESPIPTRAEVLDVANAVIDGTDAVMLSAETAAGAYPVRAVEAMARICLGAEHQFEFDTDFEAAQRNLQRADQAIAMATMFLSEHIGLGGVVALTESGGTPRFLSRFRSNMPIYAFTRHDGARRQMAMMRGVFPISFDSRGLTPREAARAAIRLLVENERMGPGDRVVFTSGEHMEMHGATNTLRLLEVGEDGRATGLGEL; from the coding sequence ATGAAAGAACGTCAACGCCGCACCAAGATCCTCGCCACCCTCGGACCGGCAACGGACGCGCCCGGTGTGCTGGACGCCTTGTTCAAGGCGGGCGTCAACGTGGTGCGCCTCAACTTCAGCCATGGCGACCCGTCCGGCCAGGCCAAGCGCGCTGCCGAAGTGCGTGCCGCCGCTGCGCGCGCCGGTGCCGAAGTCGGCATCCTGGCCGATCTGCCGGGCCCGAAGATCCGTATCGAACGCTTTGCCGAAGGCAAGATCAAGTTGACCATGGGCGCGCGCTTCGACCTGGTGGCCGATGCCAATGCGCCGGCCGGCGACCAGAACCAGGTGGGCGTGAGCTATCTGGGTCTGCCCCAGGACGTGGTGGCCGGTGACGTGCTGCTGCTCGACGACGGCCTGGTGCAGTTGCAGGTCACCGACGTGCAGGGCGCGCGCATCGTCACCACCGTGCTCAACGATGGCGTGCTGTCCGACCGCAAGGGCTTGAACAAGCAGGGTGGCGGGTTGTCGCTGGGTGCACTGACCGAGCGCGACAAGGAGCTGATCGGCATCGTCGCCAAGATCGGCGTGGACTTCATTGCAGTGTCGTTCTGCCGCAATGCGCAGGACATGCACGACGCGCGTCAGATCGCTCAGCAGCACGGTTGCGATGCGCAGCTGGTGTCCAAGATCGAGCGCACCGAAGCGATCGAGAACCTGGTCGAAATCGTCGAAGCCTCCGACGTGGTGATGGTGGCGCGCGGCGACCTGGGCGTGGAAATCGGCGATGCCGAATTGCCGGGCCTGCAGAAGAAGATCATTCGCGAGTCGCTGGCGCAGAACAAGGTGGTGATCACCGCCACGCAGATGCTGCAGTCGATGGTCGAAAGCCCGATCCCGACCCGCGCCGAAGTGCTGGACGTGGCCAATGCGGTCATCGACGGCACCGACGCGGTGATGCTGTCGGCCGAAACCGCCGCCGGTGCCTACCCGGTGCGTGCGGTGGAAGCAATGGCGCGCATCTGCCTGGGCGCCGAGCACCAGTTCGAATTCGATACCGACTTCGAAGCGGCGCAACGCAACCTGCAGCGCGCCGATCAGGCCATCGCGATGGCGACCATGTTCCTGTCCGAGCACATCGGCCTGGGTGGTGTGGTGGCCTTGACCGAATCCGGCGGCACGCCGCGCTTCCTGTCGCGCTTCCGCTCGAACATGCCGATCTACGCCTTCACCCGTCACGATGGCGCGCGTCGCCAGATGGCGATGATGCGCGGCGTGTTCCCGATCAGCTTCGACAGCCGCGGCCTGACCCCGCGCGAAGCCGCACGTGCGGCGATCCGCCTGCTGGTGGAAAACGAGCGCATGGGCCCGGGTGACCGCGTGGTGTTCACCAGCGGCGAGCACATGGAAATGCATGGCGCCACCAACACGCTGCGTCTGCTGGAAGTGGGCGAAGACGGTCGCGCGACCGGTCTGGGCGAGCTGTAA
- a CDS encoding HAD family hydrolase, with the protein MSAATLFFDLDGTLVDSQPGIVASIVHAFDSVGQPRPSAQTLRAWIGPPLRDSFTECFPQDPALVQRALGLYRERYDAVGWTELSVFDGIGEVVTGLHRAGHRLAVVTSKNERYARRIVEHLPFGACFENVIGASEDGERRFKPDLIAEALRRLEIDKAGCVMIGDRRMDIDGANHHRIHSIGVLWGFGDEAELRAAGAGAIAHTPAQLAQLIDA; encoded by the coding sequence GTGAGCGCAGCCACGCTGTTCTTCGACCTGGACGGCACCCTGGTCGATTCGCAGCCGGGCATCGTCGCCAGCATCGTGCATGCCTTCGACAGCGTGGGTCAGCCGCGTCCATCGGCGCAGACCTTGCGCGCCTGGATCGGCCCGCCGCTGCGCGACAGCTTCACCGAATGTTTTCCGCAGGACCCGGCCCTGGTGCAGCGCGCGCTGGGGCTCTACCGCGAGCGCTACGACGCGGTGGGCTGGACCGAGCTGAGCGTGTTCGACGGCATCGGCGAGGTGGTCACCGGCCTGCATCGCGCCGGCCATCGCCTGGCCGTGGTCACCTCCAAGAACGAGCGTTACGCACGACGCATCGTCGAGCATCTGCCGTTCGGCGCCTGCTTCGAGAACGTGATCGGTGCCAGCGAAGATGGCGAACGCCGCTTCAAGCCGGACCTGATCGCCGAAGCATTGCGCCGCCTTGAGATCGACAAGGCCGGCTGCGTGATGATCGGCGACCGTCGCATGGATATCGATGGCGCCAATCACCACCGCATCCATAGCATCGGTGTGTTGTGGGGCTTCGGCGACGAGGCCGAACTGCGCGCTGCAGGCGCCGGCGCGATTGCGCACACGCCTGCGCAACTGGCGCAGTTGATCGACGCGTGA
- a CDS encoding phosphoglycerate kinase, whose product MSIVRMTDLDLSGKRVLIRQDLNVPIDNGQITSEQRITASVPTLKLALEKGAAVMVTSHLGRPKEGSWSEEDSLAPVAARLTTLLGVDVTLVRDWVDGVDVAPGQVVLLENCRMNVGEGKDDETLARKYAALCDVFVMDAFGTAHRAQASTHGVIRFAPVAAGGPLLMAELDALAKALDNPAKPLLAIVAGSKVSTKLELLSNLVNKVDQLIVGGGIANTFIAAAGHDVGKSLNEPDLIPTANQIVADAKTRGAEIPLPTDVVVAKQFLPDAQATVKSLDAVEADDLILDIGPQTAQHYAAMIANAGTVVWNGPVGVFEFEPFSHGTETLARAIAASKAFSIAGGGDTLAAVDKYDIARDVTYISTGGGAFLEFLEGKTLPAVAALEARGK is encoded by the coding sequence ATGTCCATTGTCCGTATGACCGACCTCGATCTCTCCGGCAAGCGCGTGCTGATCCGCCAGGATCTCAACGTGCCGATCGACAACGGCCAGATCACCTCCGAGCAGCGCATCACCGCCTCGGTGCCCACGCTCAAGCTGGCGCTGGAAAAGGGCGCGGCGGTCATGGTCACCTCGCACCTGGGCCGGCCGAAGGAGGGCAGCTGGAGCGAAGAAGATTCGCTGGCGCCGGTGGCCGCGCGTCTGACCACCTTGCTGGGTGTCGACGTCACGTTGGTGCGCGACTGGGTCGATGGCGTGGACGTCGCGCCGGGCCAGGTGGTGTTGCTGGAAAACTGCCGCATGAATGTCGGTGAGGGCAAGGACGATGAGACCCTGGCGCGCAAGTACGCCGCGCTGTGCGATGTATTCGTCATGGATGCCTTCGGCACCGCGCATCGCGCGCAGGCGTCCACGCATGGGGTGATCCGGTTCGCGCCGGTGGCCGCTGGCGGCCCGCTGCTGATGGCCGAACTCGATGCGCTGGCCAAGGCCCTGGACAACCCGGCCAAGCCGCTGCTGGCGATCGTGGCCGGCAGCAAGGTCTCGACCAAGCTGGAACTGCTCTCCAACCTGGTCAACAAGGTCGACCAGCTGATCGTCGGTGGCGGCATCGCCAATACCTTCATCGCTGCGGCCGGCCATGACGTGGGCAAGTCCTTGAACGAGCCGGACCTGATTCCCACCGCCAACCAGATCGTGGCCGACGCCAAGACCCGCGGCGCCGAGATCCCGCTGCCTACCGACGTGGTCGTCGCCAAGCAGTTCCTGCCCGATGCACAAGCCACGGTGAAGTCGCTCGACGCCGTCGAGGCGGACGATCTGATTCTGGACATCGGCCCGCAGACCGCGCAGCACTATGCCGCGATGATCGCCAATGCCGGCACGGTGGTGTGGAACGGGCCGGTCGGCGTGTTCGAATTCGAGCCCTTCAGCCATGGCACCGAAACCCTGGCACGCGCGATCGCCGCATCCAAGGCGTTCTCCATCGCTGGCGGCGGCGACACCCTGGCGGCGGTGGACAAATACGACATCGCCAGGGACGTCACCTACATCTCCACCGGTGGCGGCGCGTTCCTGGAATTCCTGGAAGGCAAGACCCTGCCGGCGGTGGCCGCGCTCGAGGCTCGCGGCAAGTGA
- a CDS encoding DUF3999 domain-containing protein — protein MSARRWGWMLLVPLIAQAADVRQDYRQQWPLQVAGSDAGLYQLTLSEAVYRSAVDAGLGDVTVIDARGEEMPTAPLPLDAAPAASRRQRLPLFALPEGAAPANGDLQLIAERDANGAVRRLEGRFATGAPAASRAGSSWLIDASALRDRPRALLLDWEGNTPVQAQLRVEGSDDLRDWRVLASDATVMALDNQAQRLQQRRIALDDGARYLRIVPLSGTLPPLRAVDAEVDGVVAPTQLSWLDLQGTAHDTGVTYVVPGRFPITQLDVGGGLAEAVEWVVESRDADDAPWLRRAGPWLAYRLGNGVSPPQLLSAPVRDRQWRLVAAQGRSTAVPTLRAGYQPERFMFLAQGQPPYALVAGSARLHRGDAPLGSMLQALRQQRGAQWQPVQASVAAQAQPLAGDAALQPAATPRDWKQWLLWALLVGGALLVGGFAVSLLRKSGTERPH, from the coding sequence ATGAGTGCAAGACGTTGGGGATGGATGCTGTTGGTGCCGCTGATTGCGCAGGCGGCCGATGTGCGGCAGGACTATCGGCAGCAATGGCCGCTGCAGGTGGCTGGCTCCGACGCCGGCCTGTATCAGCTGACCTTGAGCGAGGCGGTCTATCGCAGCGCAGTCGATGCGGGCCTGGGCGATGTCACGGTGATCGATGCGCGTGGCGAAGAAATGCCCACCGCACCGCTGCCGCTCGATGCTGCGCCGGCTGCATCGCGTCGGCAGCGGTTGCCGTTGTTTGCCTTGCCTGAAGGCGCCGCGCCGGCCAATGGCGATCTGCAATTGATTGCCGAGCGCGATGCCAACGGTGCGGTGCGACGACTGGAAGGCCGCTTTGCGACCGGTGCACCGGCAGCGTCCCGGGCTGGTAGCAGCTGGTTGATCGACGCCAGCGCCTTGCGCGATCGCCCGCGCGCGTTGCTGCTGGATTGGGAGGGCAATACGCCGGTGCAGGCGCAGCTGCGGGTAGAGGGCAGCGACGATCTGCGCGACTGGCGCGTGCTGGCCTCCGATGCGACCGTGATGGCCCTGGACAACCAGGCGCAGCGGCTGCAGCAGCGCCGCATTGCGCTGGACGACGGCGCGCGTTACCTGCGCATCGTGCCGCTGTCGGGCACCCTGCCGCCGTTGCGCGCGGTCGACGCGGAAGTGGATGGCGTGGTCGCGCCCACACAGCTGTCTTGGCTTGACTTGCAGGGCACTGCGCACGACACCGGCGTGACCTATGTGGTACCTGGCCGCTTTCCGATCACCCAGCTGGATGTCGGCGGCGGTCTGGCCGAGGCCGTGGAATGGGTCGTGGAAAGCCGCGATGCCGACGACGCGCCATGGCTGCGTCGCGCCGGGCCATGGTTGGCGTATCGGCTTGGCAATGGTGTCTCGCCACCGCAGCTGTTGTCCGCACCGGTGCGCGATCGTCAGTGGCGATTGGTGGCTGCCCAGGGCCGCAGCACGGCTGTACCGACCTTGCGCGCGGGATATCAGCCGGAGCGGTTCATGTTTCTTGCCCAGGGGCAGCCGCCGTATGCACTCGTCGCTGGCAGCGCGCGTTTGCACCGTGGCGACGCGCCACTGGGCTCGATGCTGCAGGCGCTGCGGCAGCAGCGCGGTGCGCAGTGGCAGCCGGTGCAGGCCAGCGTGGCCGCGCAGGCACAGCCGCTTGCCGGCGACGCGGCGCTACAGCCGGCCGCCACCCCGCGCGACTGGAAACAGTGGTTGCTCTGGGCCCTGCTGGTCGGTGGCGCCCTGCTGGTCGGCGGGTTCGCGGTCAGCCTGCTGCGTAAATCCGGCACGGAGCGGCCGCACTAA